The Thermodesulfovibrionia bacterium genome includes a window with the following:
- the hemW gene encoding radical SAM family heme chaperone HemW produces MPASLYVHIPFCLKRCIYCDFVSGIYDPQKAAAYIKALKKEILAIPRGTSFSTIYIGGGTPTALPTEFLKDLIGHIFTRFDFSPPHPPLIKVGQRGGEATIEANPGTLDLEKLRDVKEAGMNRLSIGVQSFNDDELKLLHRLHSSSEAERAFYLAREAGFQNIGIDLIYGIPGQSIESWKKTLQKAVQLGPEHISAYELTVENGTLLHERIKEGGISVSDEELIIEMYNHTIDHLSLSGYEHYEISNFAKPGCRSRHNLNYWDRGDYYAAGLGAHSFINGNRSYNIGDLEDYLKAISDNRSPVQEEVYITKEKAASEAIFLGLRTTDGINVESFFKRYGMNILSHYQAELADMQANGLIEITNSECSYETNLRLTRRGLLLSNEVFVRLS; encoded by the coding sequence ATGCCTGCATCCCTCTATGTCCACATCCCGTTTTGTCTGAAGCGTTGCATATACTGCGATTTTGTCTCTGGGATATATGACCCGCAAAAGGCTGCTGCATATATCAAAGCTCTGAAAAAAGAGATACTCGCAATCCCTCGCGGCACCTCATTTTCAACTATATACATTGGCGGAGGCACGCCAACAGCTCTTCCTACAGAATTTCTTAAGGATCTCATCGGTCATATCTTTACACGCTTTGATTTTTCACCCCCCCATCCCCCCCTTATTAAGGTGGGGCAAAGGGGAGGTGAGGCAACGATAGAGGCAAACCCCGGGACTCTTGATCTGGAAAAATTGAGAGATGTTAAAGAAGCCGGGATGAACAGGTTAAGCATCGGAGTTCAGTCTTTCAATGATGATGAACTTAAGTTGCTCCACAGGCTTCACTCTTCTTCAGAAGCAGAGAGGGCATTTTATCTTGCCAGAGAGGCGGGCTTTCAAAATATCGGCATTGACCTTATTTACGGCATTCCGGGACAGAGCATAGAGAGCTGGAAGAAGACGCTTCAAAAAGCGGTTCAGCTTGGCCCTGAGCATATATCTGCATACGAGCTTACCGTTGAGAATGGGACATTACTGCATGAGCGTATCAAAGAGGGCGGTATTTCAGTTTCAGATGAGGAGTTGATCATTGAAATGTATAACCACACAATTGACCATTTATCTTTATCAGGCTATGAGCATTACGAAATATCTAACTTTGCAAAACCCGGCTGCCGGTCCCGCCATAATCTCAACTACTGGGACAGGGGGGATTATTACGCCGCGGGCTTAGGCGCGCATTCATTCATCAATGGAAACCGTTCTTATAACATTGGCGATCTGGAAGATTATCTTAAAGCTATTTCTGATAATAGAAGCCCTGTTCAGGAAGAAGTTTATATAACCAAAGAGAAGGCTGCCTCTGAGGCTATCTTTCTCGGACTTAGAACGACTGATGGAATAAATGTCGAATCTTTCTTCAAGCGCTACGGGATGAATATCTTAAGTCATTATCAGGCTGAATTGGCGGATATGCAGGCAAATGGCCTGATCGAGATCACGAATTCAGAATGCTCATATGAAACCAATCTGAGGCTGACCAGACGCGGACTGCTCCTCTCCAATGAGGTATTTGTGAGGCTTTCCTGA
- the hemE gene encoding uroporphyrinogen decarboxylase: protein MNDTFLKACRGEEVSYTPIWIMRQAGRYLPQYQKVRGKVDFLTLCKTPELAAEVTIQPIDILGVDAAILFSDILIPCEAMGIGLDFHEGKGPLLSPPIRDAATVNRLSVPDPEERMGFVMDTIRLLRKELAGRVPLIGFAGAPFTTATYMIEGGTSRNFLNTKMMIYQNPALYRSLMDKVTATITEYLKAQISAGAQAVQIFDTWGGIFSPSDFREHALSYVQRIITDLRSWMKAERVETVPIIYFVGETAGLLEDIKTSGADVYGVDWRINIDDAIRRLGGDVVVQGNLDPLSMFLPKQEIEKRVQDVLDRASSAKGHIFNLGHGVVPQTSPDNVIALVEMVHRLSKK from the coding sequence ATGAATGATACTTTTTTAAAGGCATGCAGAGGGGAAGAAGTTTCATACACACCCATATGGATAATGCGGCAGGCAGGAAGATATCTGCCTCAATATCAGAAGGTAAGAGGTAAGGTTGATTTTTTGACTCTTTGTAAGACTCCCGAGCTTGCGGCTGAGGTAACTATTCAGCCGATAGATATTCTCGGCGTGGATGCCGCGATATTATTTTCCGACATCCTTATTCCGTGCGAGGCTATGGGTATAGGTCTTGATTTTCATGAAGGCAAGGGGCCTCTGCTCTCGCCTCCGATACGCGACGCAGCCACTGTGAATAGACTCTCTGTTCCTGACCCTGAAGAGAGGATGGGTTTTGTTATGGACACCATCCGTCTCTTGAGGAAAGAGCTTGCCGGAAGGGTTCCCCTCATAGGTTTCGCAGGCGCGCCTTTTACAACAGCAACCTACATGATCGAAGGCGGCACCTCGAGAAATTTCCTTAACACCAAAATGATGATCTATCAGAACCCCGCGCTCTACAGATCTCTGATGGATAAGGTCACAGCCACAATAACAGAGTATCTCAAGGCGCAGATAAGCGCGGGCGCACAGGCGGTGCAGATATTTGATACATGGGGCGGGATATTTTCGCCTTCAGATTTCAGGGAGCATGCGCTGTCATATGTTCAGAGGATAATCACAGACCTGAGGAGCTGGATGAAGGCCGAAAGAGTTGAAACAGTTCCTATTATCTATTTTGTAGGTGAGACAGCCGGGCTTCTTGAGGATATAAAGACATCAGGGGCAGATGTATATGGAGTTGACTGGAGAATAAATATAGATGATGCTATCAGAAGGCTTGGCGGAGATGTCGTGGTGCAGGGCAACCTTGACCCGCTCTCAATGTTCCTTCCGAAGCAGGAGATAGAGAAGAGGGTGCAGGATGTTTTAGACAGGGCATCATCTGCGAAAGGTCATATCTTCAATCTGGGGCACGGCGTTGTGCCGCAGACCTCTCCTGATAATGTGATAGCGCTTGTTGAGATGGTCCACAGGCTTTCTAAAAAATAA
- a CDS encoding radical SAM protein, with translation MKFEPKWIAWEITRRCNLKCVHCRSSSEMEAKGHPDFSTEEAYRVIDDITSYAKPVIVLSGGEPLLRKDVFDIAKYGTDKGLRMCIATNGSLVTEEVCLKMKDSGVKMVSLSLDGSTAEVHDNFRNQKGAFDGVINATGLFRKHDIKFLINSSFTKRNQGEIPKLSRLAKELGATAWYMFMIVPTGRGEDIMNELISKEDYEELLKWHYEMEKNEKDMLVRPTCAPHYYRIVLQMQKEEGEKFARRTLNFSTGGSKGCLAGQLICLIDVDGNVLPCSYFPKSAGNIREKTFKDIWENSVLFKDMRDFKSYKGKCGSCEYVNVCGGCRARAYAVTGDYMDEEPFCGYVPVKMLKEGKNKNEQQKG, from the coding sequence ATGAAATTTGAACCTAAGTGGATAGCCTGGGAGATAACGAGAAGGTGCAATCTCAAGTGTGTTCACTGCCGTTCCTCGTCTGAAATGGAGGCCAAGGGCCATCCTGATTTTTCAACAGAAGAGGCGTACCGCGTAATTGACGATATAACAAGTTATGCAAAGCCTGTGATCGTGCTTTCCGGTGGAGAGCCTCTTTTACGCAAGGATGTCTTTGATATCGCAAAGTACGGCACTGATAAAGGGCTGAGGATGTGCATTGCTACAAACGGCTCTCTTGTTACAGAAGAGGTTTGTCTGAAGATGAAGGATTCAGGCGTGAAGATGGTCTCGCTCAGCCTTGACGGTTCAACAGCTGAGGTTCATGATAATTTCAGAAACCAGAAAGGCGCATTTGACGGCGTTATCAACGCCACAGGCCTTTTTAGAAAACACGATATCAAGTTTCTTATTAATTCATCATTCACAAAGAGAAACCAGGGTGAGATACCAAAGCTCAGCAGACTGGCAAAAGAGCTCGGCGCCACTGCATGGTATATGTTCATGATCGTTCCCACAGGAAGGGGAGAGGATATCATGAATGAGCTGATATCCAAAGAGGATTACGAGGAGCTGCTCAAGTGGCATTATGAGATGGAGAAGAATGAGAAGGATATGCTTGTGCGCCCCACCTGCGCGCCGCACTATTACAGGATAGTGCTTCAGATGCAGAAAGAGGAGGGCGAGAAATTTGCGCGCCGCACACTTAATTTCTCCACAGGCGGTTCAAAGGGATGCCTCGCGGGCCAGCTCATCTGCCTCATAGATGTGGACGGCAATGTGCTTCCTTGCAGTTATTTTCCTAAATCAGCAGGCAACATCAGGGAGAAGACTTTCAAGGATATATGGGAGAATTCCGTGCTTTTCAAAGATATGCGAGACTTCAAGTCATACAAGGGAAAGTGCGGTTCATGCGAATACGTAAATGTATGCGGCGGATGCAGGGCGCGCGCATATGCCGTGACCGGGGATTATATGGACGAGGAACCGTTCTGCGGTTATGTTCCGGTAAAAATGCTGAAAGAAGGTAAAAATAAAAACGAGCAGCAGAAGGGATAA
- the leuD gene encoding 3-isopropylmalate dehydratase small subunit has translation MILKGRVWKFGRDIDTDAIIPARYLNTSDPNELAKHVMEDADKDFPSKVKKGDMIIADANFGCGSSREHAPIAIKAAGMQGVVAKSFARIFYRNAFNIGLPIFESEEASEKISEGDVIEVDADKGVIKNITKGEEYTAKPIPPFMQELISAGGLIEWTKKRLKAS, from the coding sequence ATGATACTTAAAGGAAGAGTATGGAAGTTTGGCAGGGATATAGATACTGACGCGATCATACCGGCAAGATATCTTAATACATCTGACCCGAATGAACTCGCAAAGCATGTCATGGAGGATGCTGATAAAGATTTCCCGTCAAAGGTTAAAAAAGGCGACATGATAATCGCTGACGCCAACTTCGGCTGCGGTTCTTCACGCGAGCACGCGCCTATAGCAATCAAGGCCGCTGGTATGCAGGGAGTAGTGGCAAAGAGCTTTGCGCGTATATTCTACAGGAATGCGTTCAATATCGGGCTTCCCATCTTTGAGTCTGAGGAGGCATCTGAAAAGATATCCGAAGGCGATGTCATAGAGGTGGACGCTGACAAAGGTGTTATAAAGAACATTACCAAAGGCGAAGAGTACACTGCAAAACCGATCCCGCCTTTCATGCAGGAACTTATCTCTGCCGGCGGGCTGATAGAGTGGACAAAGAAGCGGTTGAAAGCTTCATAG
- a CDS encoding PAS domain S-box protein produces the protein MSELAQKNHVDIEHRGSEEIFRNIFESLSDAVFIIDPYGKFVDVNKTAIDRLGYTKEEILSMNIFELSPREFAVRIPECLSAVQECGEAVYEMALKKKDGTIIPVEANCRMIDFGGENIMLSVMRDVTDRKNVEESLRKHQLFLSSILEGIGDGVVVIDREYKIITANSGYLKQTKIDLAEIVGMHCYKVSHHIDKPCFQAGEECSVKNAFETGVSHRIIHRHFDKDKNPIFVETISYPLKGASGEIDSVVEVVSDVTARMKTDEKLTSKIKELEDFYEMSIGRELKMVELKKEIERLKAAAGEKDTI, from the coding sequence GTGAGTGAACTGGCACAGAAGAACCATGTAGACATTGAACACCGGGGCAGCGAGGAGATATTCCGCAACATCTTTGAATCGCTTAGTGATGCTGTTTTTATTATTGATCCCTACGGTAAGTTTGTAGATGTCAATAAAACTGCTATTGACCGCCTTGGGTACACAAAGGAAGAGATATTATCCATGAACATATTTGAGCTTTCTCCCAGGGAATTTGCAGTCAGAATCCCTGAGTGCCTTAGTGCTGTACAGGAATGCGGCGAAGCTGTATATGAAATGGCCTTAAAAAAGAAGGACGGTACGATAATACCGGTTGAGGCAAACTGCAGGATGATTGATTTCGGCGGCGAGAATATAATGCTTAGCGTTATGAGGGATGTTACAGACAGGAAGAATGTAGAAGAGTCTCTCAGAAAACACCAGCTTTTTCTCTCTTCAATACTTGAGGGCATAGGCGACGGCGTTGTTGTGATAGACCGCGAGTATAAGATAATTACAGCCAACAGCGGATACCTGAAACAGACAAAGATAGATCTTGCCGAGATAGTCGGCATGCATTGTTATAAAGTGTCACACCATATTGACAAACCCTGCTTTCAGGCCGGTGAAGAATGCAGCGTAAAGAACGCCTTTGAAACAGGTGTGAGCCACAGGATAATCCACCGGCATTTTGATAAAGACAAAAATCCCATATTTGTTGAGACCATATCTTATCCTCTCAAAGGGGCTTCAGGTGAGATAGACTCTGTTGTTGAGGTTGTTTCAGATGTCACGGCAAGGATGAAGACAGATGAGAAACTCACCTCAAAGATAAAAGAGCTTGAGGATTTTTATGAGATGTCCATAGGCAGGGAGCTGAAGATGGTCGAATTGAAAAAAGAGATCGAGAGGCTTAAGGCTGCTGCAGGAGAGAAAGATACAATATGA
- a CDS encoding sulfite exporter TauE/SafE family protein: MTNELMILVTAAASIGFLHTLLGPDHYIPFIAMSKSGEWSMRKTTLVTVLCGIGHVLSSVLLGTVGITFGLAVSKLEVFESFRGDIATWALIAFGLVYFAWGMRRAYRNRPHTHIHHHGGGAEHVHTHVHAEEHLHLHKKKNSGIVTPWALFIIFILGPCEPLIPMLMYPAARHSMLGLGLVAGVFSLVTISTMLGIVLVSIYGINILPAKGLERYTHAIAGAIISFCGVSVLLFGL; this comes from the coding sequence ATGACAAATGAATTGATGATACTTGTGACTGCGGCAGCTTCTATCGGGTTTCTTCACACGCTGTTAGGGCCTGATCATTATATTCCTTTCATAGCGATGTCAAAGTCCGGTGAGTGGTCCATGCGCAAGACTACCCTTGTTACCGTTCTATGCGGCATCGGGCATGTCCTGAGTTCAGTTTTGCTGGGTACAGTAGGCATAACTTTCGGACTGGCTGTTTCAAAGCTTGAGGTCTTTGAATCGTTTCGCGGAGATATTGCAACATGGGCGCTTATAGCGTTCGGCCTAGTCTACTTTGCTTGGGGAATGAGGAGGGCTTACAGGAACAGGCCGCACACACATATACATCATCACGGAGGCGGCGCTGAGCATGTGCATACTCATGTTCATGCTGAAGAGCATCTGCATCTGCATAAAAAGAAGAATTCCGGTATCGTCACTCCATGGGCGCTTTTTATAATTTTCATCCTCGGCCCTTGCGAGCCGCTGATCCCGATGCTTATGTATCCTGCCGCAAGGCACAGCATGCTGGGTCTCGGGCTTGTTGCGGGAGTATTCAGCCTGGTAACTATATCTACCATGCTCGGCATTGTGCTTGTCTCTATATACGGAATAAATATTCTCCCAGCCAAAGGGCTTGAGCGTTATACCCATGCAATCGCAGGAGCGATAATAAGTTTTTGCGGAGTATCAGTACTGCTGTTTGGACTTTAA